In Neisseriaceae bacterium CLB008, one genomic interval encodes:
- a CDS encoding DUF4440 domain-containing protein — translation MSALLALLSSRERALQQANIRQDAVALAALLHPEFTEVGRSGLRYDLAEVLRHLPQEAPRELVSEAFSLSCVSENVALLSYCSRERQSDGVWGKHTLRTSLWQNVNGVWLLRFHQGTPQAR, via the coding sequence ATGTCGGCTTTATTGGCGTTATTATCTAGCCGTGAGCGCGCGTTGCAGCAGGCCAATATTCGGCAAGATGCCGTCGCACTGGCGGCGCTGTTACACCCTGAGTTTACTGAGGTGGGCCGATCGGGCCTACGCTATGATCTGGCCGAGGTCTTGCGTCATTTACCTCAAGAGGCGCCGCGAGAGCTGGTGTCGGAGGCGTTTAGCCTGAGCTGCGTTTCTGAAAATGTGGCCTTATTGTCTTATTGTAGCCGCGAACGTCAGAGCGATGGTGTATGGGGCAAGCACACTTTGCGCACTTCGCTGTGGCAAAACGTCAACGGCGTCTGGCTGCTGCGCTTTCATCAGGGCACGCCGCAGGCACGTTGA